Proteins from a single region of Eretmochelys imbricata isolate rEreImb1 chromosome 20, rEreImb1.hap1, whole genome shotgun sequence:
- the S1PR2 gene encoding sphingosine 1-phosphate receptor 2 produces MGSIYKDYFNPLKIREHYNYTKGLTESQLTPGRDPVSVAIVVLCCLIVLENLLVLLSVYRNKKFHSAMFIFIGNLAFSDLLAGLAFMANVLLSGRYTFSLTPVQWFVREGTAFATLAASVLSLLAIAIERHVAITKVKLYGSDKNCRMVLLIGACWVISVAIGGLPIMGWNCMGQLEDCSTVLPLYSKRYILFVVTVFTAILLSIVVLYGHIYCIVRSSHAEIASTQTLALLKTVTIVLGAFIICWLPAFIILLLDTSCAIKACPVLYKADYFFSFAALNSAVNPVIYTLRSKDMRKEFLRVLCCWGGAGCGKPAKCCMVPLRSSSSLEHGTQKQELPTSPILRERTTSV; encoded by the coding sequence ATGGGGAGCATCTACAAGGATTACTTCAACCCGCTGAAGATCCGGGAGCACTACAACTACACCAAGGGGCTGACCGAGAGCCAGCTGACCCCGGGGCGCGACCCCGTCTCCGTCGCCATTGTCGTCCTGTGCTGCCTGATCGTGCTGGAGAACCTGCTCGTGCTGCTCTCCGTCTACCGCAACAAGAAGTTCCACTCGGCCATGTTCATCTTCATCGGCAACTTGGCCTTCTCCGACCTGCTGGCCGGCCTGGCCTTCATGGCCAACGTCCTGCTCTCGGGGCGCTACACCTTCTCGCTGACGCCGGTCCAGTGGTTCGTGCGGGAGGGCACGGCCTTTGCCACCCTGGCGGCCTCGGTCCTCAGCCTGTTGGCTATCGCCATTGAGCGGCACGTGGCCATCACCAAGGTGAAGCTGTACGGCAGCGACAAGAACTGCCGCATGGTGCTGCTGATcggggcctgctgggtgatctcgGTGGCCATCGGGGGCCTGCCCATCATGGGCTGGAACTGCATGGGGCAGCTGGAGGACTGCTCCACCGTCCTGCCCCTCTACTCCAAGCGCTACATCCTCTTCGTGGTCACCGTCTTCACCGCCATCCTGCTCTCCATCGTGGTGCTGTACGGCCACATCTACTGCATCGTCCGCTCCAGCCACGCCGAGATCGCCAGCACGCAGACCCTGGCCCTGCTCAAGACAGTCACCATTGTGCTGGGGGCCTTCATCATCTGCTGGCTGCCAGCCTTCATCATCCTCCTGCTGGACACCTCGTGCGCCATCAAGGCTTGCCCCGTCCTCTACAAGGCGGACTATTTCTTCAGCTTCGCCGCCCTCAACTCGGCCGTCAACCCCGTGATCTACACGCTGCGCAGCAAGGACATGCGCAAGGAGTTCCTGCGGGTTCTCTGctgctggggcggggcagggtgcgGCAAGCCGGCCAAGTGCTGCATGGTGCCActccgcagctccagctccctggAGCACGGCACCCAGAAGCAAGAGCTGCCCACCTCGCCCATCCTGCGGGAACGCACCACCTCGGTGTGA